A genomic region of bacterium contains the following coding sequences:
- a CDS encoding type II toxin-antitoxin system RelE/ParE family toxin produces the protein MAGYKLFIKPSAVKELEAIPEKDQSRIVYRIQGLADNPRPHGSEKLSGQDKYRLRQGRYRILYQIFDEEVVVVVVKVPHRKKVYR, from the coding sequence GTGGCAGGATATAAGCTCTTCATCAAGCCTTCCGCGGTGAAGGAGCTCGAGGCGATCCCCGAAAAGGACCAATCCCGCATCGTCTATCGAATCCAGGGCCTGGCCGACAACCCCCGCCCCCATGGAAGTGAGAAACTCTCAGGACAGGATAAATACCGCCTGCGCCAGGGAAGGTATCGAATTCTCTACCAGATCTTTGACGAGGAGGTCGTCGTTGTGGTTGTAAAGGTGCCCCATCGAAAGAAGGTGTACAGGTAA
- a CDS encoding CopG family transcriptional regulator, producing the protein MNAKSKRATIYLDPELHRALKLKSVQADISVSELVNEAIRESLAEDVDDLAAFDARAAEPNLDFEAVVRDLKKRGRI; encoded by the coding sequence ATGAATGCAAAATCCAAGCGCGCCACGATCTATCTGGACCCTGAACTGCATCGAGCCCTGAAGCTTAAATCCGTTCAGGCCGATATTTCGGTCTCTGAGCTGGTAAACGAGGCGATCAGGGAAAGCCTTGCCGAGGACGTCGATGATCTTGCCGCCTTCGATGCCAGGGCTGCTGAGCCGAACCTGGATTTCGAAGCAGTAGTACGGGACCTTAAAAAGCGTGGCAGGATATAA
- a CDS encoding Mut7-C RNAse domain-containing protein — MGRGVGGGCECFCASGGRSGPEPGEFATINFPLILGKFIADSMLGTLARRLRMLGIDTLYLRNAADSERKSLVRSQGRILLTKDSGLAGELADNAWLVKGADVREEFLSIAERLALFRGEIKPFSRCLVCNSLLEPIEPQRAENRVPPYVFLSRKTFSECYSCEKIFWEGTHGERMAKDVEWMREILEEGKGALE, encoded by the coding sequence GTGGGAAGGGGCGTCGGAGGTGGATGTGAGTGCTTCTGCGCTTCCGGAGGGCGTTCTGGTCCTGAACCCGGCGAATTTGCCACAATAAATTTTCCGTTGATTTTGGGAAAATTTATTGCTGACTCCATGCTCGGCACCCTGGCCCGGAGACTCCGGATGCTGGGGATCGACACCCTTTACCTGCGGAATGCCGCCGACAGCGAACGAAAATCCCTTGTCCGCTCCCAGGGCAGGATCCTGCTGACAAAGGACAGCGGGCTGGCCGGGGAACTGGCTGACAACGCGTGGCTGGTAAAAGGGGCCGATGTCAGGGAAGAGTTCCTGTCCATTGCTGAAAGGCTGGCGCTTTTCAGGGGTGAGATAAAGCCGTTCTCGAGATGCCTCGTCTGCAACAGCCTCCTTGAACCCATTGAACCTCAGAGAGCTGAAAACAGGGTTCCCCCTTACGTGTTCTTGTCCAGAAAAACTTTTTCAGAGTGTTATTCCTGTGAAAAAATTTTCTGGGAGGGGACCCACGGTGAGAGGATGGCAAAAGATGTGGAATGGATGAGAGAAATTCTGGAAGAGGGGAAGGGCGCGTTGGAGTAA
- a CDS encoding MBL fold metallo-hydrolase has product MKIKYLGHSSFLLTTGDGTRIVTDPYEPGSYDGAVKYRPIKEEADVVLISHGHPDHNYSAGVPGSFTVLDKPGENTVSGVNILGVPAFHDSSRGSERGEVVIFRIEADGLSVCHLGDLGHTLDGGTVDSLMPVDILLVPVGGFFTVGGEEIDAIIDALEPKLVIPMHFKTDGVDFPIAPVENFLSGRKDVTWEGASEVDVSASALPEGVLVLNPANLPQ; this is encoded by the coding sequence ATGAAGATCAAGTACCTGGGGCACTCCAGCTTTCTTCTGACCACGGGAGACGGGACCAGGATCGTCACCGACCCGTACGAGCCGGGCTCCTACGACGGGGCGGTCAAGTACAGGCCGATAAAGGAAGAGGCGGACGTCGTCCTCATTTCCCACGGCCATCCGGACCACAACTACTCCGCTGGCGTCCCCGGGAGTTTTACCGTTCTGGACAAACCCGGCGAAAACACCGTTTCCGGAGTAAACATCCTCGGTGTCCCGGCCTTTCACGATTCTTCCAGGGGGTCTGAGCGCGGAGAGGTTGTCATTTTCCGCATCGAGGCCGACGGCCTTTCCGTCTGCCACCTTGGTGACCTGGGGCACACTCTGGATGGTGGGACTGTCGACAGCCTCATGCCGGTGGACATCCTCCTGGTGCCGGTGGGCGGCTTCTTTACTGTGGGCGGCGAGGAGATCGACGCCATCATCGACGCTCTGGAGCCGAAACTGGTGATTCCCATGCACTTTAAAACCGACGGTGTGGATTTCCCCATCGCCCCGGTAGAAAATTTCCTGTCCGGCAGGAAAGACGTGACGTGGGAAGGGGCGTCGGAGGTGGATGTGAGTGCTTCTGCGCTTCCGGAGGGCGTTCTGGTCCTGAACCCGGCGAATTTGCCACAATAA
- a CDS encoding OmpA family protein, producing MKICRIFLVIAVAAPLLLTNCVVSKKDYLLKEEEADNCSRDLKMQVGENLALREELSSCQEDLAASGTRVNELTGSLARVSSERDGLSGQLTTQQAVNQELKTHNDRLGSILEKKEINSKALIQETMEINKGLQGTNAQLREKLATNEAESRRMKTDLAAVEFRLGELERQKEAELEKLKATYDELVGSLKGEIEAGEVEIRRMKDRLSVNLVEKILFDSGKADLKSSGIEVMKKVGTQLARIEGKRIQIEGHTDDVPIGGRLKEKFPTNWELAASRALAVVHFLQDEVGISPEKLSGAGYGEYQPAESNDTAEGKAANRRIEIVLLPPYESMSEAQESTTTAE from the coding sequence GTGAAGATCTGCAGGATATTTTTAGTGATCGCTGTCGCCGCACCCCTGCTTCTGACGAACTGCGTGGTCAGCAAGAAAGATTACCTCCTGAAAGAGGAGGAAGCCGACAACTGTTCCAGGGACCTCAAGATGCAGGTCGGGGAAAACCTGGCTCTGAGGGAGGAACTGTCCAGCTGCCAGGAGGATCTGGCCGCATCCGGGACCAGGGTGAATGAGCTCACGGGGAGCCTCGCACGGGTGAGCAGCGAGCGGGACGGCCTGTCGGGCCAGCTGACCACCCAGCAGGCGGTGAACCAGGAACTCAAGACCCACAACGACCGGCTCGGCAGCATCCTGGAGAAGAAGGAGATCAACTCCAAGGCCCTCATCCAGGAGACTATGGAGATCAACAAGGGCCTCCAGGGGACCAATGCCCAACTCAGGGAGAAACTGGCCACCAACGAGGCCGAGAGCCGCCGCATGAAGACCGACCTGGCCGCGGTTGAGTTCCGTCTCGGTGAGCTGGAAAGACAAAAAGAGGCCGAGCTGGAGAAGCTCAAGGCCACCTACGACGAACTTGTGGGCAGCCTCAAGGGAGAGATTGAGGCCGGCGAGGTGGAGATCCGCAGGATGAAGGACCGCCTGTCCGTCAACCTCGTGGAAAAGATCCTTTTCGATTCGGGCAAGGCCGACCTCAAGAGTTCCGGTATAGAGGTCATGAAGAAGGTGGGCACGCAGCTGGCCCGGATCGAGGGCAAGCGGATCCAGATCGAGGGCCACACTGACGACGTCCCCATCGGCGGCCGTCTGAAGGAAAAGTTCCCCACAAACTGGGAACTGGCAGCCAGCAGGGCCCTTGCCGTGGTCCATTTCCTCCAGGATGAGGTGGGCATCTCTCCCGAGAAGCTGTCGGGCGCCGGGTACGGCGAATACCAGCCGGCCGAAAGCAACGACACGGCCGAGGGCAAGGCGGCCAACCGCCGCATAGAGATCGTGCTCCTGCCGCCTTACGAGAGCATGAGCGAAGCTCAGGAATCGACAACGACAGCGGAATAA
- a CDS encoding site-2 protease family protein, giving the protein MNGDELPYKDVTPPKESRRLPVLLFFLTGLTTTFAGALQRGINPMAEPLGFFKGLPFSVTLLAILMVHEISHFLSSRAHGVPSTLPFFIPAPSIIGTFGAVIRMKGAIWDRRALLDIGASGPIGGFILALPALILGFAMSEVVPGGGLGEGGLVLGDSILVAAVGRIILGEIPAGADVILHPVAFAGWIGMFVTSLNLLPVGQLDGGHISTAMFPRHSITVARVVHFSLLFMGVFFWEGWLIWALFLVFIGVRHPPVLLPHITLDRKRVRVGYAALVIFVLTFVPAPFKII; this is encoded by the coding sequence TTGAACGGGGATGAGCTGCCTTACAAGGACGTCACTCCGCCGAAGGAAAGCCGACGGCTTCCGGTCCTGCTCTTTTTCCTCACCGGTCTCACAACCACCTTCGCCGGGGCTCTTCAGCGCGGGATCAACCCCATGGCCGAACCCCTCGGGTTCTTCAAGGGGCTGCCCTTCTCCGTGACCTTGCTCGCCATCCTCATGGTCCACGAGATATCCCACTTCCTTTCCTCCAGGGCCCACGGAGTGCCCTCCACCCTCCCGTTCTTCATACCGGCGCCGTCCATCATCGGGACCTTCGGAGCGGTCATCCGCATGAAGGGAGCCATCTGGGACCGGCGGGCGCTTCTCGACATCGGGGCCTCGGGGCCCATCGGCGGTTTTATCCTCGCCCTTCCTGCCCTCATCCTCGGGTTCGCCATGTCCGAGGTCGTGCCCGGGGGAGGGCTCGGGGAGGGAGGCCTCGTCCTGGGAGACAGCATCCTGGTGGCCGCAGTGGGCAGAATTATTCTGGGTGAGATCCCGGCCGGCGCCGACGTCATCCTTCACCCGGTCGCCTTCGCCGGGTGGATCGGGATGTTCGTGACCTCCCTGAACCTCCTGCCGGTGGGACAACTGGACGGAGGACATATTTCCACGGCCATGTTTCCGCGGCATTCGATCACCGTCGCGAGGGTCGTCCACTTCTCCCTGCTTTTCATGGGGGTCTTCTTCTGGGAAGGCTGGCTCATCTGGGCCCTGTTCCTGGTGTTTATCGGGGTCCGCCACCCCCCGGTCCTTTTGCCCCACATCACCCTGGACCGGAAAAGGGTCAGGGTCGGTTACGCGGCCCTGGTCATCTTCGTGCTCACCTTCGTCCCGGCACCGTTCAAAATAATCTGA